Proteins co-encoded in one Fusarium musae strain F31 chromosome 3, whole genome shotgun sequence genomic window:
- the KRR1 gene encoding ribosomal RNA assembly protein krr1 (EggNog:ENOG41~BUSCO:EOG09263CG4), whose amino-acid sequence MPSTHKKPKPWDTDDIDKWKVDTFTPKDNAAGAFLEESSFATLFPKYREVYLKEAWPLVTRALEKHGIACTLDLVEGSMTVKTTLRTYDPAAILNARDLIKLLARSVPAPQAIKILEDGVACDVIKIRNLVGSRERFVKRRQRILGPNGSTLKALELLTETYILVHGNTVSVMGPYKGLKEIRRIVEDCMANLHPIYSIKELMIKRELAKDPELANESWDRFLPNFKKRTLSHRRVPHKVTDKAKKTYTPFPPAPEKSKVDKQIETGEYFLAKGDKKRALHEERKENQSKRKEEKAKEREAEFVPPQEGRPKKKRKKTEE is encoded by the exons ATGCCTTCAACTCACA AAAAACCGAAGCCTTGGGATACGGATGACATTGATAAATGGAAGGTCGACACCTTCACTCCCAAGGATAATGCTGCCGGCGCATTCCTCGAAGAGAGTTCCTTTGCCACCCTCTTCCCCAAATACCGCGAAGTCTATCTGAAGGAAGCATGGCCTCTGGTTACTCGCGCCCTCGAAAAACACGGAATTGCCTGCACGCTCGATTTGGTTGAAGGTTCTATGACCGTGAAAACTACTTTACGGACGTATGATCCCGCCGCCATTCTCAACGCACGcgacctcatcaagctcctggCTCGCTCCGTCCCCGCCCCTCAAGCTATCAAGATCCTCGAAGATGGTGTTGCCTGTGATGTGATCAAGATACGCAACTTGGTTGGAAGTCGTGAGCGCTTCGTCAAACGTAGACAACGAATCCTTGGACCCAATGGTTCAACTCTCAAAGCGCTTGAATTGCTCACAGAAACATACATCCTGGTCCATGGAAACACAGTCTCCGTCATGGGACCCTACAAGGGCCTGAAAGAAATTCGACGTATCGTGGAAGATTGTATGGCGAACCTCCACCCAATTTATAGTATCAAA GAACTGATGATAAAAAGGGAGCTCGCAAAGGATCCCGAGCTTGCCAACGAGAGCTGGGATCGTTTCCTTCCCAACTTCAAAAAGAGGACTCTCAGCCACAGACGTGTTCCCCACAAGGTCaccgacaaggccaagaagacatACACACCATTCCCTCCAGCTCCCGAAAAGAGCAAGGTGGACAAGCAAATCGAGACTGGCGAGTATTTCCTGGCCAAGGGCGACAAGAAGCGTGCTTTACACGAGGAGCGCAAGGAGAATCAGAGCAAGcgaaaggaggagaaggcaaAGGAGCGAGAGGCCGAGTTCGTCCCACCGCAAGAGGGCCgtcccaagaagaagcgcaagaagacGGAAGAGTAA
- a CDS encoding hypothetical protein (BUSCO:EOG09265BG5): MSKGRGGVDQIVKLIVGAGQASPSPPVGPALGSKGVKSMDFCKEFNARTAHIITGTPMPCRVTVRPDRSFTFDVRTPHTSWLLLNAVEAPMGKKGKRKGVSKPGHETVGTLSLKHIYEIAKIKQTELRLSGLSLEGLCRSVIYQAKTMGIEVVA, translated from the exons ATGTCAAAGGGTCGAGGCGGCGTTGACCAGATCGTTAAACTGATCGTGGGAGCTGGACAGGCTAGTCCTAGTCCTCCTGTTGGTCCTGCTCTCGGTTCCAAAGGTGTGAAGTCTATGGACTTTTGCAAG GAATTTAACGCAAGAACTGCACATATTATCACTGGAACACCAATGCCTTGCCGAGTTACGGTCCGCCCCGATCGATCATTTACCTTTGACGTCCGAACACCGCACACCTCATGGCTGCTCCTCAATGCCGTCGAAGCTCCCATGGGAAAGAAGGGCAAGCGAAAGGGTGTTAGCAAGCCTGGGCACGAGACTGTCGGCACTCTATCCCTTAAGCATATTTACGAGATTGCAAAGATCAAGCAGACTGAGCTCCGACTTTCTGGTCTATCGCTAGAGGGACTTTGCAGATCGGTCATTTACCAGGCGAAGACGATGGGAATTGAGGTGGTGGCTTGA
- the YOG1 gene encoding Zinc-type alcohol dehydrogenase-like protein YogA (EggNog:ENOG41), protein MPRVLTLQQIEGAKPGKVYYPLQVKQVPKPTPGPNEVLVNLSAAALNHRDLFMRRHLYPAISFTNPILADGYGTVVALGSNVTRKNLLNKPVILTPMRGWESDPAAPEDSRKFAVTGGSKLTEVGTAQDYIVVSEEEVEPAPEHLTPAEGAALPLVGVTGWRALVTKSNAAFPGSNILITGIGGGVALQVLQFGVAMGCNVFVTSGDQAKITKAKEMGAKGGVIYKNESWDKELRAQLPANRPYLDAVIDGAGGEIVAKTVRLLKAGGVIVQYGMTVSPKMDWLMAANLQNIELKGSTMGSRKEFRDMVAFVNEKKIRPVISRTIKGLDNLSGIDDLFKDMDQGKQFGKLVIEWDLGSDSPYKL, encoded by the exons ATGCCTCGAGTTCTCACCCTACAGCAGATCGAAGGCGCAAAGCCTGGAAAGGTCTATTATCC ACTTCAAGTAAAGCAAGTTCCAAAGCCAACTCCAGGCCCCAATGAGGTCCTTGTCAACCTCTCTGCGGCGGCACTTAACCACCGTGATCTCTTCATGCGCCGTCATCTCTACCCAGCCATTTCCTTCACCAACCCAATTCTAGCAGATGGCTACGGCACTGTGGTCGCCCTAGGAAGCAATGTCACTCGTAAgaacctcctcaacaagccAGTCATCCTCACTCCCATGCGCGGTTGGGAATCAGACCCTGCTGCACCAGAAGATAGCCGCAAGTTTGCAGTCACAGGTGGTTCTAAACTCACCGAGGTCGGTACTGCTCAGGACTATATTGTAGTGTCAGAGGAGGAAGTTGAGCCTGCGCCTGAGCACCTTACACCCGCTGAGGGAGCAGCTCTGCCTCTTGTTGGTGTCACTGGCTGGCGTGCTCTTGTAACAAAGAGCAACGCTGCTTTCCCTGGCTCAAACATTCTTATCACAGGCATTGGCGGCGGTGTTGCGCTCCAGGTCCTCCAGTTCGGCGTAGCAATGGGCTGCAACGTATTCGTCACATCCGGCGATCAAGCCAAGATTACAAAGGCCAAAGAGATGGGCGCAAAAGGTGGAGTTATCTACAAGAACGAGTCATGGGACAAGGAGCTTCGAGCACAGCTACCAGCCAACAGACCATATCTCGATGCTGTAATCGACGGTGCAGGCGGTGAGATCGTGGCTAAAACTGTGCGACTACTCAAGGCTGGCGGTGTAATTGTGCAGTACGGCATGACCGTGTCTCCCAAGATGGACTGGCTGATGGCCGCGAATCTGCAGAATATCGAGCTCAAGGGTTCAACGATGGGTTCCCGCAAGGAGTTCCGGGATATGGTTGCCTTTgtgaacgagaagaagattcgGCCTGTCATCAGCAGGACGATCAAGGGGCTGGATAACCTTTCAGGAATTGATGACCTGTTTAAAGACATGGATCAGGGGAAGCAGTTTGGTAAGCTGGTAATCGAGTGGGATTTAGGAAGCGATTCGCCCTACAAACTCTAG
- the HSP10 gene encoding 10 kDa heat shock protein (EggNog:ENOG41~BUSCO:EOG09265H9T) produces MATSIKSIRALAPLLDRVLVQRIKAETKTASGIFLPESSVEKLNEAKVLAVGPGALDKKGNRLPMGVAVGDRVLIPQFGGSPVKAGEEEFQLFRDSEILAKINE; encoded by the exons ATG GCCACCTCCATCAAGTCCATTCGAGCTCTCGCTCCCCTCCTTGACCGTGTTCTCGTCCAGCGCATCAAGGCCGAGACCAAGACCGCCAGCGGCATCTTCCTGCCCGAGTCCAgcgttgagaagctcaacgaggCCAAGGTCCTCGCTGTTGGCCCCGGTGCTTTGGACAAGAAGGGTAACCGACTACCCATGGGCGTTGCCGTTGGCGACCGAGTTTTGATCCCTCAATTCGGCGGTTCTCCCGTCAAGGCcggcgaggaggagttcCAGCTCTTCCGCGACAGCGA GATCCtggccaagatcaacgaATAA